The following proteins come from a genomic window of Methanocella conradii HZ254:
- a CDS encoding DUF2098 domain-containing protein, translating into MEASQTVTATDLYGKPITLGTTVKYISTRTVGKVIDLKKEEDKTWALLDKTRLYYDTRYLEVATSEASEEEEMTKVDMEEVEKKIKEMEDALKVKDVNLDMSCEGGG; encoded by the coding sequence ATGGAAGCAAGCCAAACCGTCACCGCCACCGACCTTTACGGTAAGCCAATAACGCTCGGAACGACTGTCAAGTACATCTCAACCAGGACAGTGGGCAAGGTCATTGATCTAAAGAAAGAAGAAGACAAGACGTGGGCACTCCTCGACAAGACCCGCTTATACTACGACACACGCTACCTGGAGGTAGCAACCTCCGAGGCCTCGGAAGAAGAAGAGATGACAAAGGTCGACATGGAGGAAGTCGAAAAGAAGATAAAGGAAATGGAAGACGCGCTAAAGGTCAAGGACGTAAACCTGGACATGAGCTGCGAAGGCGGCGGCTGA
- the thsA gene encoding thermosome subunit alpha has protein sequence MADQAGQPIYILREGSSRTRGRDAQTYNIMAALAVADAVRSTLGPKGMDKMLVDSTGNTTVTNDGATILKEMDIEHPAAKMMVEVAKAQDQQVGDGTTTAVILAGELLRRAAELMDQAIHPTVIAAGYRLAAAKANELLPNIAIPAGDRGILRKVAYTAMTGKSANSVGEKLADLAVEAVTAIEEDGKVDVDNIKVEKKTGGSVHDSTVIKGLALAKRRENPGMPKKVENARILLLNVALDIKKTGVDASIKIKSPEQMQSFLEQEEAILRRKVEAIKKAGANVVFCQKSIEDLAAHYLARNGIMAFKSLSESDMAKLSKATGGRVVTKIEDIDPNDLGYAELVEERLITGEDELLFVEGCKNPKALTVLLRGGGYTSIDEYERALHDALRVVGVVLEDKKVVPGGGAPEVELGLRLREYASTVGGREQLAIEAFASSLDIIPRTLAENAGLDPIDMLVELRSRHEKQDGKSFGLDVFQGKAVDMLEAGVLEPLRVKTQAIGSATEAAIMILRIDDVIASGGPDERTISEAKAAAQRQMRGGGMGMGM, from the coding sequence TTGGCTGATCAAGCTGGCCAACCAATCTATATTTTAAGGGAGGGCTCCTCCCGCACCCGGGGCAGGGATGCGCAGACATACAACATCATGGCTGCGCTTGCCGTTGCAGATGCAGTGCGAAGCACCCTGGGACCCAAGGGAATGGACAAGATGCTGGTAGACTCTACTGGCAATACCACCGTCACCAATGATGGCGCCACGATTCTAAAGGAGATGGACATCGAGCACCCCGCGGCCAAGATGATGGTCGAGGTTGCAAAGGCGCAGGACCAGCAGGTCGGTGACGGCACCACGACCGCCGTCATCTTAGCGGGCGAGCTGCTCAGGAGGGCGGCCGAGCTCATGGACCAGGCCATACACCCGACGGTAATAGCGGCAGGCTACCGGCTTGCAGCGGCGAAGGCGAACGAGCTGCTGCCCAACATAGCGATACCGGCTGGCGACAGGGGAATCCTCAGGAAGGTCGCCTACACGGCCATGACCGGCAAGAGCGCAAACTCAGTTGGCGAAAAGCTCGCAGACCTGGCAGTCGAGGCCGTCACAGCCATCGAGGAGGACGGCAAGGTGGACGTGGATAACATCAAGGTGGAAAAGAAGACTGGCGGAAGCGTCCACGACTCCACGGTCATCAAGGGCCTGGCGCTGGCAAAGCGCAGGGAAAACCCCGGCATGCCCAAAAAAGTCGAGAACGCCCGGATACTGCTCCTGAACGTGGCGCTCGACATAAAGAAGACCGGGGTCGACGCGAGCATTAAGATAAAATCGCCCGAGCAGATGCAATCATTCCTGGAGCAGGAGGAGGCGATCCTGCGCAGGAAGGTCGAGGCGATTAAGAAGGCAGGCGCTAACGTGGTGTTCTGCCAGAAATCCATCGAGGACCTGGCGGCGCATTACCTGGCGAGAAACGGCATAATGGCGTTCAAGAGCCTGAGCGAGTCGGACATGGCCAAGCTGTCCAAGGCTACAGGTGGCAGGGTGGTCACGAAGATCGAGGACATCGATCCGAATGACCTGGGCTATGCGGAGCTGGTCGAAGAGAGGCTGATAACCGGCGAGGATGAGCTTCTGTTCGTGGAGGGCTGTAAGAACCCGAAGGCTTTGACGGTGCTGCTCCGTGGCGGCGGTTATACGTCAATAGACGAGTATGAGCGTGCGCTTCACGATGCGCTGCGAGTGGTCGGGGTCGTCCTTGAGGATAAGAAGGTAGTGCCCGGCGGAGGCGCGCCCGAGGTTGAGCTTGGCCTGAGGCTGAGGGAGTATGCCTCGACCGTTGGTGGCAGGGAGCAACTCGCCATCGAGGCTTTCGCCAGCTCTCTGGACATTATCCCGAGGACGCTCGCGGAGAACGCGGGCCTGGACCCCATTGACATGCTTGTCGAGCTTAGGAGCAGGCATGAGAAGCAGGATGGGAAGAGCTTTGGGCTTGACGTGTTCCAGGGTAAGGCCGTTGACATGCTGGAGGCTGGAGTTTTGGAGCCTTTGCGTGTTAAGACTCAGGCCATTGGCTCTGCAACCGAGGCCGCCATCATGATTTTGAGGATCGATGACGTCATCGCCTCTGGTGGCCCCGATGAGCGTACCATCAGCGAGGCTAAGGCCGCCGCCCAGCGTCAGATGCGTGGTGGTGGCATGGGCATGGGTATGTAA
- a CDS encoding LysO family transporter, translated as MDGMVAYIGLLMASLVAGVIVGLIKGQFSENAKRLISMAMTGMVFVLILLMGLKTGSNDAVVSSLGVYGAQSLLITLAAIAGSIIFAVLFEKLFLKDGLR; from the coding sequence ATGGACGGCATGGTCGCCTATATCGGGCTCTTGATGGCATCGCTCGTGGCCGGCGTCATCGTGGGCTTGATCAAGGGGCAGTTCTCTGAAAATGCTAAGAGGCTTATTTCAATGGCCATGACCGGCATGGTCTTCGTGCTCATACTGCTCATGGGCCTCAAGACTGGCTCGAATGACGCAGTGGTATCCAGCTTGGGAGTGTATGGGGCGCAATCGCTGCTCATCACCCTGGCAGCCATTGCGGGCAGCATAATCTTCGCCGTGCTGTTCGAAAAGCTTTTTCTAAAGGATGGCTTGAGATGA
- a CDS encoding lysine exporter LysO family protein — MTSIALVILSALAIGIVAGVLGLAPGPSSLDTLIMAMLCLLLFVIGLDMSQNRSVVAQIKKLGWKTLLLPLFIAAGSILGALSVSFFIGMDPRYAMAIGAGFGWYSLSGVMLTSLVGAQIGTMALLSNVFREMLSIVIMPLVVRLFGRLAAIAPGGATTMDTTLPVVVRYAGSEMSVISFVSGFILSILVIFLVPFFATL; from the coding sequence ATGACGTCTATTGCCCTTGTCATCTTATCGGCTCTCGCCATAGGCATAGTGGCGGGCGTGCTGGGCCTGGCCCCAGGGCCTTCGAGCCTGGACACGCTCATCATGGCCATGCTTTGCCTTCTACTATTTGTAATCGGGCTTGACATGAGCCAGAACAGATCGGTCGTCGCTCAAATAAAAAAGCTCGGCTGGAAGACGCTCCTGCTGCCCCTCTTCATCGCTGCGGGCAGCATCCTTGGTGCCCTTTCCGTCAGCTTTTTCATCGGCATGGACCCGCGCTATGCGATGGCGATAGGGGCGGGCTTCGGGTGGTACAGCCTATCGGGAGTCATGCTTACGAGCCTCGTAGGGGCCCAGATAGGCACTATGGCGTTATTGTCTAACGTGTTCAGGGAGATGCTTTCCATTGTCATAATGCCCCTTGTAGTGCGCCTTTTTGGCAGGCTGGCCGCCATCGCCCCGGGTGGTGCCACGACTATGGATACCACGCTACCCGTGGTGGTCCGCTATGCGGGAAGCGAGATGAGCGTCATCTCCTTCGTGAGCGGCTTCATCCTGTCCATCCTCGTGATATTTCTCGTGCCTTTCTTCGCTACCCTATAA
- a CDS encoding DHHA1 domain-containing protein encodes MQRFQKAAEKCAEKIKKCDEAIVVSHIDADGLTSAGIMCKALERLQKPYEARFAKKLDEAALKSIADSCGGRLVIFTDLGSGALATIKSLGIDAVVTDHHRPAPVEYECHMNPHLYGLNGSTEISGAGVAFLLALRLGDNVDLSTLAIVGAVGDLQDMRSNALVGVNRDILELATSRGFISYEKDIKLFGRQTRPVYKLLQYSSDPFIPGLSGCEDACIAFIEGAGVPIKTDVWRRWIDLLPDEKKTITSKLFQYCMSCGMPAHKIQRLVGEVYTLLKEEPGTELRDASEYSTLLNATARYDYADVGLAVCMGDRGEAFNYARDLLEAHRHNLVNGLNLVADKGVCRLSNLQYFNAQGEIRETIVGIIAGMSSSLDCVSRDLPIIGLAKSDGGIKVSARGNHDLILRGLNLAVALSEAAAAVGGVGGGHDIAAGATIPEGKEDEFLAILDKKIGEQLKGD; translated from the coding sequence ATGCAGCGATTCCAGAAGGCGGCTGAAAAGTGCGCGGAGAAGATAAAAAAATGCGATGAAGCAATCGTTGTCTCGCACATCGACGCGGACGGCCTCACCTCCGCGGGCATAATGTGCAAAGCCCTGGAGAGGCTTCAGAAGCCCTATGAGGCAAGATTCGCTAAAAAGCTTGATGAGGCGGCGCTAAAGTCGATAGCGGACTCCTGCGGCGGCCGGCTCGTGATATTCACCGACCTGGGGAGCGGCGCCCTCGCCACGATAAAGTCGCTTGGCATAGACGCGGTCGTGACAGACCACCATAGGCCGGCGCCCGTGGAATACGAGTGCCACATGAACCCACACCTCTATGGCCTCAACGGCTCTACGGAGATAAGCGGCGCCGGAGTGGCGTTCCTCTTGGCCCTTCGCCTGGGCGATAACGTGGACCTGAGCACGCTCGCCATCGTCGGGGCGGTAGGCGACCTCCAGGACATGCGGTCCAACGCCCTAGTGGGAGTCAACCGCGACATACTGGAACTGGCCACATCTAGAGGCTTCATCTCATACGAGAAGGACATCAAGCTGTTCGGCAGGCAGACGAGGCCCGTCTATAAGCTGTTGCAGTATAGCTCTGACCCGTTCATCCCCGGCCTCAGCGGCTGCGAAGACGCCTGTATCGCCTTCATCGAGGGGGCGGGGGTGCCCATAAAGACGGACGTCTGGCGCAGGTGGATTGACCTGCTCCCGGATGAGAAAAAAACCATTACGTCAAAGCTTTTCCAGTATTGCATGTCCTGCGGCATGCCCGCACACAAGATACAGCGGCTCGTGGGCGAGGTGTACACTCTCTTAAAGGAGGAGCCGGGTACCGAGCTGAGGGATGCCTCCGAGTATTCAACGCTGCTGAACGCCACGGCGCGCTACGACTATGCGGACGTCGGGCTGGCGGTGTGCATGGGCGACCGTGGGGAGGCTTTCAACTATGCCAGGGACCTTTTGGAGGCTCATCGCCATAACCTGGTGAATGGCCTTAACCTGGTAGCGGATAAAGGCGTTTGTAGGCTCTCTAACCTTCAATACTTTAATGCTCAAGGCGAGATACGGGAGACCATCGTTGGAATCATAGCTGGCATGAGTTCTAGCCTGGATTGTGTTAGCAGGGATCTGCCTATAATTGGCCTGGCTAAGTCTGATGGTGGCATTAAGGTCTCTGCCAGGGGTAATCATGATTTGATTCTTAGGGGTCTTAACCTTGCGGTGGCCCTCAGCGAGGCGGCTGCCGCGGTCGGTGGCGTTGGCGGCGGTCATGACATAGCCGCCGGTGCCACCATTCCCGAGGGTAAGGAGGATGAGTTTTTGGCCATCCTTGATAAGAAGATTGGCGAGCAATTGAAGGGTGATTAA
- a CDS encoding DUF2150 family protein: MLTFYSQERWNNWINQVKESKFKIDPNAEGLGREGIVFLDMEEDVILALCKVTGKLQLGTITKEEAANSIQGMKEIVLAKVEPMDDDKDIMIESVQSALVGAFAAAECFVAGDYDPKQKIEDLVMEAAKAEEAGDMDKAFELMGKAGALILAGKKFDSDKVYEKIPPESFVAEGVDGLDTIAAVLAGGIDYTDEPDEEEE; encoded by the coding sequence ATGCTCACGTTTTACTCTCAAGAAAGGTGGAACAACTGGATAAACCAGGTAAAGGAGAGCAAGTTTAAGATAGACCCCAACGCCGAAGGCCTGGGCAGGGAGGGCATCGTATTCCTGGACATGGAGGAAGACGTCATCCTCGCGCTCTGCAAGGTTACGGGCAAGCTCCAGCTAGGCACTATAACGAAGGAGGAGGCAGCAAATAGCATCCAGGGCATGAAGGAGATCGTGCTCGCAAAGGTAGAGCCCATGGACGATGACAAGGATATCATGATAGAGTCGGTGCAGTCAGCGCTTGTCGGGGCCTTCGCAGCAGCCGAGTGCTTCGTCGCAGGGGATTATGACCCAAAGCAAAAGATAGAGGACCTGGTGATGGAGGCGGCCAAAGCCGAAGAGGCCGGCGACATGGACAAGGCCTTCGAGCTCATGGGAAAGGCGGGGGCGCTAATACTCGCGGGCAAAAAGTTCGACAGCGACAAGGTCTACGAGAAGATACCGCCGGAGAGCTTCGTCGCGGAGGGCGTCGACGGGCTTGATACGATCGCAGCGGTGCTCGCGGGTGGCATCGACTACACGGACGAGCCCGACGAGGAGGAAGAGTAA
- a CDS encoding amino acid kinase family protein: protein MRLIVLKVGGSLFERADEMLKRVLSVGADVLVVPGGGPFADMVREADERHGLSDDAAHWMAVLAMDQYAYYLSDKAGIELTPLLVKKRGVRILLPYEVLKRQDELPHSWDVTSDTIAAWAALKTASPMIKATDVDGIMLNGRLQETVNASEIKGVETCVDRALPGFLIKHGMDALIVNGLIPGRLENALRGNQVVGTKIIGR from the coding sequence GTGAGGTTGATAGTGCTTAAGGTTGGGGGCAGCCTGTTCGAGCGGGCGGATGAAATGCTAAAAAGGGTTTTGTCTGTGGGAGCGGACGTGCTAGTCGTGCCAGGCGGCGGGCCTTTCGCCGACATGGTCCGGGAGGCCGATGAGAGGCATGGCCTTTCCGATGACGCCGCCCACTGGATGGCCGTGCTTGCGATGGACCAGTACGCATATTACCTCTCCGATAAGGCGGGCATAGAGCTAACCCCCTTGCTCGTCAAAAAACGGGGCGTGCGCATCTTGCTCCCCTATGAGGTCCTGAAGAGACAGGACGAGCTTCCCCACTCCTGGGACGTCACCTCGGACACGATAGCGGCCTGGGCCGCCCTGAAAACCGCATCCCCGATGATAAAGGCCACCGACGTGGACGGGATAATGCTTAACGGCAGGCTGCAGGAAACTGTCAATGCCTCAGAGATAAAGGGCGTGGAGACGTGCGTAGACAGGGCGCTTCCCGGATTCCTTATAAAGCACGGCATGGACGCCCTGATCGTAAACGGCCTCATACCGGGAAGGCTCGAAAACGCGTTGAGGGGAAATCAGGTTGTCGGGACGAAAATAATCGGGAGGTGA
- a CDS encoding sulfite exporter TauE/SafE family protein codes for MWLTIVLFFITGVVSGTFGGLLGIGGASILVPALTLIFGLPIHLAIGVSLLNNVVVSFTATMRYRKQGLLSGKVILIMNVGSVAGIIIGTFLATRSPEAFLKALFGAFLMFMAANAFLHRNAVEGRPIGDPSPEEKAALSGLGFIMGLLGALLGLGGGTVAVPVLNTLFRMPLKYAIANSLATIIVSSSLGALIYFWLSSGTLFSAEEALMTAIAIIPGSAVGARAGAVLSERLHARYIKYIFYALLLYIAYNMIKSGLGW; via the coding sequence ATGTGGCTTACTATCGTATTGTTTTTTATTACAGGGGTGGTGTCGGGCACGTTCGGCGGGCTGCTTGGCATAGGCGGGGCAAGCATACTGGTGCCGGCGCTAACGCTCATATTCGGCCTTCCAATCCACCTGGCAATAGGCGTTTCGCTGCTCAATAACGTCGTCGTCTCGTTCACGGCCACGATGAGATACCGTAAGCAGGGCTTGCTCAGCGGGAAAGTCATCCTCATCATGAACGTGGGGTCGGTAGCCGGCATAATCATAGGCACGTTCCTGGCGACCAGAAGCCCCGAGGCCTTCCTCAAGGCGTTGTTCGGGGCCTTCCTCATGTTCATGGCCGCTAACGCCTTTCTTCATAGGAATGCAGTCGAGGGCAGGCCGATAGGCGATCCCTCGCCGGAAGAGAAGGCGGCTCTGTCCGGGCTGGGCTTTATCATGGGCCTGCTGGGCGCCTTACTGGGGCTGGGTGGTGGTACGGTCGCGGTGCCCGTGCTGAACACGCTCTTCAGGATGCCGTTGAAGTACGCCATCGCCAACTCGCTCGCCACGATAATAGTCTCCTCGTCGCTCGGCGCCCTGATTTACTTCTGGCTGAGCTCTGGCACGCTCTTCTCGGCTGAGGAGGCATTAATGACCGCCATCGCCATCATCCCCGGCTCAGCAGTGGGTGCCAGGGCCGGCGCCGTGCTATCCGAGCGCCTCCATGCGAGGTACATAAAATATATTTTTTATGCTTTGCTGCTATATATCGCCTATAACATGATAAAGAGTGGCCTGGGGTGGTGA
- a CDS encoding ArsR/SmtB family transcription factor, protein MEELQGLQISPYPLTENERKALKVIKEHDYGSTVELFKALADPARVRIIEALGVRELCVCVLVEMTGLKYSALSYHLKTLKEADIISYRKDGNFLIYSLTQKGKAIHDFIGKSMRL, encoded by the coding sequence ATGGAAGAATTACAGGGGCTTCAAATCAGCCCCTACCCATTAACTGAAAATGAGAGGAAAGCCCTCAAAGTAATTAAGGAGCACGATTATGGCTCCACCGTGGAGCTATTTAAAGCGCTGGCAGATCCAGCCCGCGTCAGGATAATTGAGGCACTGGGCGTCAGAGAGCTGTGCGTCTGCGTGCTCGTCGAGATGACGGGCCTGAAGTACTCGGCGCTGTCATATCACCTGAAAACCCTGAAAGAAGCCGATATCATATCCTATCGAAAGGACGGAAACTTTCTCATATACTCTTTAACCCAAAAAGGTAAAGCCATACACGATTTTATCGGTAAATCCATGAGACTTTAA
- a CDS encoding thioredoxin family protein, with translation MKVQIYGTGCAKCNMLEKAAKQAISEMGIKAEVVKVSDINQIVEAGILATPGFAVEGEVKSMGRVPSLDEIKKWIKAKM, from the coding sequence ATGAAAGTCCAGATCTATGGAACTGGATGCGCGAAGTGCAACATGCTCGAAAAGGCCGCGAAACAGGCCATAAGCGAGATGGGCATAAAGGCAGAAGTCGTAAAGGTTAGCGACATAAACCAGATCGTCGAGGCGGGCATCCTCGCCACCCCGGGATTCGCCGTCGAGGGCGAGGTCAAGTCCATGGGACGAGTGCCGTCACTCGACGAAATAAAAAAGTGGATAAAAGCAAAGATGTGA
- a CDS encoding permease, whose product MIESLSSLGITLINVGISAVLEYISLHVLFCLVPAFFLAGAIAALFSKESVLKFLGPDANKVVSYGVAAVSGVLLAVCSCTVLPLFTGIYKRGAGIGPATAFLFSAPAINILAIVYSAQKLGLDIGFARAVCAIALSVVIGAIMALLYQKSMSEEKSKLKAAPFIVTSQDGGESGYRYRTPLTFLLLVIILMFGGWALDWMIKGPVLAALVLITVYTSYKWYTKDELKAWMNETWLLIKKIFPLLIAGVFFGAIIIYLIPVSFIQAFLGGNGLLSVSVASVFGAFMYFSTLTEVPIVGLLMAQGMGKGPALAMLLSGPALSLPSMLVILNIMGNKKGLTYIGLVILMAIICGMVFGAII is encoded by the coding sequence ATGATCGAGAGCCTGAGCAGTTTAGGCATAACTCTGATAAACGTGGGCATATCGGCAGTTTTAGAATATATATCTTTACACGTGCTCTTCTGCCTCGTGCCCGCGTTCTTCCTGGCGGGCGCCATCGCGGCGCTCTTCTCGAAGGAATCGGTCCTGAAATTCCTCGGGCCGGATGCCAATAAGGTCGTGTCCTATGGCGTGGCGGCCGTGAGCGGCGTATTGCTGGCCGTGTGTAGCTGCACGGTGTTGCCGCTGTTTACCGGGATATACAAGAGGGGCGCGGGCATTGGGCCTGCCACTGCGTTCCTCTTCTCCGCCCCGGCCATCAACATCCTGGCAATAGTCTACTCGGCACAGAAGCTCGGGCTGGATATCGGCTTCGCCAGGGCAGTATGTGCCATTGCGCTTTCCGTCGTGATAGGCGCCATCATGGCACTCCTCTACCAGAAGTCCATGAGCGAGGAAAAGAGCAAACTGAAAGCCGCGCCCTTCATAGTGACGTCGCAGGATGGGGGCGAGAGCGGCTACAGGTACCGCACGCCACTCACGTTCCTTCTACTCGTCATCATACTTATGTTTGGAGGCTGGGCGCTGGACTGGATGATAAAAGGCCCCGTGCTGGCCGCGCTCGTGCTAATAACAGTATATACATCGTACAAATGGTATACGAAAGATGAGCTCAAGGCATGGATGAACGAGACCTGGCTCCTGATAAAAAAGATATTCCCCCTATTGATAGCGGGCGTATTCTTTGGAGCCATCATAATTTACCTGATACCGGTGAGCTTCATCCAGGCCTTCCTGGGCGGCAACGGCCTGCTCTCGGTCAGCGTAGCCTCAGTTTTCGGCGCATTCATGTACTTCTCAACGCTGACCGAGGTGCCAATAGTAGGCCTCCTGATGGCCCAGGGCATGGGCAAGGGCCCGGCGCTCGCCATGCTCCTCTCCGGCCCGGCGCTCAGCCTGCCCAGCATGCTCGTCATCCTCAACATAATGGGGAACAAGAAGGGCCTCACGTATATAGGCCTCGTCATCCTGATGGCAATAATTTGCGGCATGGTCTTCGGAGCAATAATTTAA
- a CDS encoding tetrahydromethanopterin S-methyltransferase subunit A, whose product MIPVGDKIINAYKLGDASSPVAVATLASDYEKFDLRGYAILGSCQTENFGVQLAIANMLKNPNIRYLILCGRESEHLVGHAFKMLHENGVAQSGPYRRIIGCRSPLPFIDEIPLWAVHEYRERISLIDMIGVEDVALIQARIDSLISEAKASPCQREAIDIDMPPIDSMSWRKYFYVEESRRKKMLAGVDWK is encoded by the coding sequence ATGATTCCAGTTGGGGATAAGATTATAAATGCATATAAGCTTGGCGATGCCTCGTCGCCAGTGGCGGTCGCCACCCTGGCAAGCGACTATGAAAAGTTCGACCTCCGGGGCTACGCTATACTCGGAAGCTGCCAGACCGAGAACTTTGGGGTCCAGCTCGCCATCGCTAACATGCTGAAAAACCCGAACATACGCTACCTCATACTTTGCGGCAGGGAGAGCGAGCACCTCGTGGGCCATGCCTTCAAGATGCTCCACGAGAACGGCGTAGCGCAGTCCGGCCCATACAGGCGCATAATAGGATGCAGGAGCCCGCTGCCGTTCATCGACGAGATACCGCTATGGGCCGTCCACGAGTACCGGGAGAGAATTTCGTTGATCGACATGATCGGGGTTGAAGACGTGGCGCTCATCCAGGCAAGGATAGACTCGCTCATCTCCGAAGCTAAAGCCAGCCCCTGCCAGAGGGAGGCCATAGATATTGACATGCCCCCTATTGACTCCATGAGCTGGAGGAAATACTTTTACGTAGAAGAAAGCCGGCGCAAGAAGATGCTGGCTGGCGTGGACTGGAAATAG
- the arsB gene encoding ACR3 family arsenite efflux transporter: MSVSSNNTGGAAKGGLGFISKYLTVWILLAMAAGIILGNVYPQIVPILDSVRIEEVSLPIAIGLIWMMYPPLAAVKYEELSRLRQQGRALGLSLVQNWLVGPVLMFALAWLLLPDLPEYRIGLIMIGLARCIAMVLVWNQLAGGDNELCAVLVALNSIFQVIFYSVLAYVFVTVLSGWIGGATAGVVVNVSIWQVAKAVFIYLGIPFLGGIITRAAGLRLKGKDWYDNVFMKKLGPTALVGLLFTIIVMFSLKGEYIVALPLDVLRIAIPLLVYFVLMFAISFFMSYKLGFRYADSTTLSFTAASNNFELAIAVSVAVFTIGSGEAFAAVVGPLIEVPVMLALVHVARRISLRWYHPDGRPGYMPVVSGPGGRP; the protein is encoded by the coding sequence ATGAGCGTATCGTCAAATAATACGGGTGGCGCCGCGAAGGGCGGCCTGGGCTTCATAAGCAAGTATTTGACTGTATGGATACTGCTGGCCATGGCCGCGGGGATTATCTTAGGTAACGTTTACCCGCAGATAGTGCCGATACTGGACTCGGTGCGCATCGAGGAAGTGTCTTTACCCATCGCCATTGGCCTTATCTGGATGATGTACCCGCCCCTGGCGGCGGTAAAGTACGAAGAGCTGTCCAGGTTGAGGCAGCAGGGAAGGGCGCTGGGGCTATCGCTTGTCCAAAACTGGCTCGTAGGCCCTGTGCTCATGTTCGCACTCGCCTGGCTACTCCTGCCCGACCTGCCCGAGTACCGCATAGGGCTGATAATGATAGGGCTTGCACGGTGCATCGCCATGGTGCTCGTGTGGAACCAGCTTGCGGGCGGCGATAACGAGCTCTGCGCCGTGCTGGTAGCCCTGAACTCCATATTCCAGGTCATCTTCTACTCGGTCCTGGCATACGTCTTCGTGACCGTCTTATCGGGCTGGATAGGCGGGGCCACCGCTGGCGTCGTGGTGAACGTCTCCATCTGGCAGGTCGCCAAGGCCGTGTTCATATACCTGGGCATACCGTTCCTGGGCGGCATAATCACGAGGGCGGCTGGCCTGAGGCTCAAGGGCAAGGACTGGTACGATAACGTGTTCATGAAGAAGCTGGGGCCCACGGCGCTCGTAGGCCTGCTCTTCACCATAATAGTCATGTTCTCCCTGAAGGGCGAGTACATCGTGGCGCTGCCCCTTGACGTTTTACGGATCGCCATACCGCTGCTCGTGTACTTCGTGCTGATGTTCGCCATATCGTTCTTCATGTCCTACAAGCTAGGGTTCAGATATGCGGACTCCACGACTCTCTCGTTTACCGCGGCGAGCAACAACTTCGAGCTGGCCATTGCGGTCTCCGTTGCGGTATTCACGATTGGCTCTGGCGAGGCGTTTGCGGCCGTCGTTGGCCCCCTCATCGAGGTGCCCGTCATGCTGGCCCTCGTCCATGTCGCCCGCAGGATAAGCCTCCGGTGGTATCACCCGGACGGGCGTCCTGGCTATATGCCAGTTGTGAGCGGGCCTGGAGGCAGGCCATAA